The Chlorocebus sabaeus isolate Y175 chromosome 9, mChlSab1.0.hap1, whole genome shotgun sequence genome includes a window with the following:
- the IFIT1B gene encoding interferon-induced protein with tetratricopeptide repeats 1B produces the protein MSEESEGKLIEDSLIQLRCHFTWKLLIEAPEIPDLENRIWEEIQFLDTKYNVGIHNLLAYVEHLKGQNEEALVTLKKAEDLIQKEHANQADMRSLVTWGNFAWVYYHMGRLAEAQTYLDKVENTCKKFANPSCYRMECPEMDCEEGWALAKCGGKNYERAKACFEKALEGDPENPEFNTGYVITVYRLDNFNIAAERNETFSLHVLKRAVRLNPDDVYIRVLLALKLQDGGQEAEGEKYIEEALTSMSSQTYVFRYAAKFYRRKGSVDKALELLKMALETTPTSAFLHHQMGLCYKKQMIQIKEATNWQPRGQDRETVNRLVQLAICKFEKTIMLKPTFEMAYVELAEMYAEIGHHRKAEEHFQKVLRMKIFEDQLKQEIHYRYGSFQERHGKSEDKAITHYLKGLKIEKMSRSREKLLNALEKLTKRCVHRKVRVVESVSLLGLIHKLKGEVSDALLCYERALRLAADLNPMF, from the exons ATGAG TGAAGAATCTGAGGGAAAGCTTATCGAAGACAGCCTGATTCAGCTGAGATGTCACTTTACATGGAAGTTGTTAATTGAAGCCCCTGAAATTCCTGATTTAGAAAACAGGATCTGGGAAGAGATTCAGTTCCTGGATACCAAATACAATGTGGGAATACATAACCTACTAGCCTACGTGGAACACCTTAAAGGCCAGAATGAGGAAGCCCTGGTGACCTTGAAAAAGGCTGAAGACTTAATCCAGAAAGAACATGCCAACCAAGCAGATATGAGAAGTCTGGTGACCTGGGGCAACTTTGCCTGGGTGTATTACCACATGGGCAGACTGGCAGAAGCCCAGACTTACCTGGACAAGGTGGAGAACACTTGCAAGAAGTTTGCAAATCCTTCCTGCTATAGAATGGAGTGTCCAGAGATGGACTGTGAGGAAGGATGGGCCTTGGCGAAGTGTGGAGGGAAGAATTATGAACGGGCCAAGGCCTGCTTTGAAAAGGCTCTGGAAGGGGACCCTGAAAACCCTGAATTCAATACCGGGTATGTGATCACTGTCTATCGCCTGGATAACTTTAACATAGCAGCAGAGAGGAATGAGACATTTTCTCTGCATGTCCTAAAACGAGCTGTCAGGCTAAATCCAGATGATGTATATATTAGGGTTCTCCTTGCCCTGAAGCTTCAGGATGGAGGACAGGAAGCTGAAGGAGAAAAGTACATTGAAGAAGCTCTGACCAGTATGTCTTCACAGACCTATGTCTTTCGATATGCAGCCAAGTTTTATCGAAGAAAAGGGTCTGTGGATAAAGCTCTTGAGCTCTTAAAAATGGCGTTGGAGACAACACCCACTTCTGCCTTCCTGCATCACCAAATGGGGCTTTGTTACAAGAAACAAATGATCCAAATCAAGGAAGCTACAAACTGGCAGCCTAGAGGGCAAGATAGGGAAACTGTGAACAGATTGGTTCAACTGGCTATATGCAAATTTGAAAAGACTATAATGTTAAAGCCCACATTTGAGATGGCCTATGTTGAGCTGGCTGAAATGTATGCAGAAATAGGCCATCATAGAAAGGCTGAGGAACATTTTCAGAAAGTGTTACGCATGAAGATCTTTGAAGATCAGCTAAAGCAAGAGATTCATTACCGCTACGGCTCTTTCCAAGAACGCCATGGGAAATCTGAAGATAAAGCAATCACCCACTATTTAAAAggtttgaaaatagaaaaaatgtccCGTTCCAGGGAAAAACTTCTCAATGCTTTAGAGAAATTGACTAAAAGATGTGTTCACCGGAAGGTACGGGTTGTGGAAAGTGTCAGCCTCCTTGGGCTCATCCACAAATTGAAAGGAGAAGTAAGTGATGCCTTGCTGTGCTATGAGAGGGCTCTGAGGCTGGCTGCTGACCTGAACCCTATGTTTTAA
- the IFIT5 gene encoding interferon-induced protein with tetratricopeptide repeats 5, with the protein MSEIPKDPLKAILLELECHFTWNLLKEDIDLFEVEDTIGQQLEFLTTKSRLALYNLLAYVKHLKGQNKDALECLEEAEEIIQREHSDKEEVRSLVTWGNYAWVYYHMNQLEEAQKYTSKIGNVCKKLSSPSNYKLECPEIDCEKGWALLKFGGKYYQKAKAAFEKALEVEPDNPEFNIGYAITVYRLDDSDREGSVKSFSLGPLRKAVTLNPDNSYIKVFLALKLQDVHAEAEGEKYIEEILDQISSQPYVLRYAAKFYRRKNSWNKALELLKKALEVTPTSSFLHHQMGLCYRAQMIQIKKATHNRPKGKDKLKVDELISSAIFHFKAAMERDSMFAFAYTDLANMYAEGGQYSNAEDIFRKALRLENITDDHKHQIHYHYGRFQEFHRKSENTAIHHYLEALKVKDRSPLRTKLTSALKKLATKRLCHNALDVQSLSALGFVYKLEGEKRQAAEYYEKAQKIDPENAEFLTALCDLRLSI; encoded by the exons ATGAG TGAAATTCCTAAGGACCCCTTGAAGGCCATTCTGTTGGAGTTAGAATGTCATTTTACATGGAATTTACTTAAGGAAGACATTGATCTGTTTGAGGTGGAAGATACAATTGGGCAACAGCTTGAATTTCTTACCACAAAATCTAGACTTGCACTTTATAACCTATTGGCCTATGTGAAACACCTAAAAGGCCAAAATAAAGATGCCCTTGAGTGCttggaagaagcagaagaaataatccaGAGAGAACACTCAGACAAAGAAGAAGTACGAAGCCTGGTCACTTGGGGAAACTATGCCTGGGTGTATTATCACATGAACCAGCTTGAGGAAGCTCAGAAGTATACAAGTAAGATAGGGAACGTCTGCAAGAAATTGTCCAGTCCTTCTAACTACAAGTTGGAGTGTCCTGAGATTGACTGTGAGAAAGGATGGGCACTCTTGAAATTTGGAGGAAAGTATTATCAAAAGGCTAAAGCGGCTTTTGAGAAGGCTCTGGAAGTGGAACCTGACAATCCAGAATTTAACATCGGCTATGCTATCACAGTGTATCGGCTGGATGATTCTGATAGAGAGGGGTCTGTAAAGAGCTTTTCTCTGGGGCCTTTGAGAAAGGCTGTTACCCTGAACCCAGATAACAGCTACATTAAGGTTTTTCTGGCACTGAAGCTTCAAGATGTACATGCAGAAGCTGAAGGGGAAAAGTATATTGAAGAAATCCTGGACCAAATATCATCCCAGCCTTATGTCCTTCGTTATGCAGCCAAATTCTACAGGAGAAAAAATTCCTGGAACAAAGCTCTCGAACTTTTAAAAAAGGCCTTGGAGGTGACACCAACTTCTTCTTTCCTGCATCACCAGATGGGACTTTGCTACAGGGCACAAATGATCCAAATCAAGAAGGCCACACACAACAGACCTAAAGGAAAGGATAAACTAAAGGTTGATGAGCTGATTTCATCTGCTATATTTCATTTCAAAGCAGCCATGGAACGAGACTCTATGTTTGCATTTGCCTACacagacctggccaacatgtatGCTGAAGGAGGCCAGTATAGCAATGCTGAGGACATTTTCCGGAAAGCTCTTCGTCTGGAGAACATAACCGATGATCACAAACATCAGATCCATTACCACTATGGCCGCTTTCAGGAATTTCACCGTAAATCAGAAAATACTGCCATCCATCATTATTTAGAAGCCTTAAAGGTCAAAGACAGATCACCCCTTCGCACCAAACTGACAAGTGCTCTGAAGAAATTGGCTACCAAGAGGCTTTGTCACAATGCTTTGGATGTGCAGAGTTTAAGTGCCCTAGGATTTGTTTACAAGCTGGAAGGAGAAAAGAGGCAAGCTGCTGAGTACTATGAGAAGGCACAAAAGATAGATCCAGAAAATGCAGAATTCCTTACTGCGCTCTGTGATCTCCGACTTTCCATTTAA
- the IFIT1 gene encoding interferon-induced protein with tetratricopeptide repeats 1, producing the protein MSTNGDNHQVKDSLEQLRCHFTWELFIEDDEMPDLENRVLDQIEFLDTKYNVGIHNLLAYVKHLKGQNEEALKSLKEAEDLMQKEHANQASVRSLVTWSNFAWVYYHMGRLAEAQAYLDKVENICKKPSNPFRYRMECPEIDCEEGWALLKCGGKNYERAKACFEKALEGDHENPEFSTGYAISAYRLDGFKLATKGYRQFSLLPLRQAVSLNPDNGYLKVLLALKLQDNGQEAEGEKYLEEALANMSSQTYVFRYAAKFYRRKGAVDKALELLKKALQETPTSVLLHHQIGLCYKTQMIQLKEATKGQPRGQNREKIDKMIRLAIFHFESAVEKKPTFEVAHLDLARMYIEAGNHRKAEETFQKLLCMKPVVEETMQDIHLQYARFQEFQKKSEINAIIHYLKAIKIEQASFIRDKSINSLKKLVLKKLQRNALDLESLSLLGFVYKLKGNMNEALEYYERALRLAADFENSVRQGP; encoded by the exons ATGAG tacAAATGGTGATAATCATCAGGTCAAGGATAGTCTGGAGCAATTGAGATGTCACTTTACATGGGAGTTATTCATTGAAGATGATGAAATGCCTGATTTAGAAAATAGAGTTTTGGACCAGATTGAATTCCTAGACACCAAATACAATGTGGGAATACACAACCTACTAGCCTATGTGAAACACCTGAAAGGCCAGAATGAGGAAGCCCTGAAGAGCTTAAAAGAAGCTGAAGACTTAATGCAGAAAGAACATGCCAACCAAGCAAGTGTGAGGAGTCTGGTGACTTGGAGCAACTTTGCCTGGGTATATTACCACATGGGCAGACTGGCAGAAGCCCAGGCTTACCTGGACAAGGTGGAGAACATTTGCAAGAAGCCTTCAAATCCTTTCCGCTATAGAATGGAGTGTCCAGAAATAGACTGTGAAGAAGGATGGGCCTTGCTGAAGTGTGGAGGAAAGAATTATGAGCGGGCCAAAGCCTGCTTTGAAAAGGCGCTTGAAGGGGACCATGAAAACCCTGAATTCAGCACTGGGTATGCGATCTCTGCCTATCGCCTGGACGGCTTTAAATTAGCCACAAAGGGTTACAGGCAGTTTTCTTTGCTTCCCCTAAGGCAGGCTGTCAGTCTAAATCCAGACAATGGATATCTTAAGGTTCTCCTTGCCCTGAAGCTTCAGGATAATGGACAGGAAGCTGAAGGAGAAAAGTACCTTGAAGAAGCTCTGGCCAACATGTCCTCACAGACCTACGTCTTTCGATATGCAGCCAAGTTTTACCGAAGAAAAGGCGCTGTGGATAAAGCTCTTGAGTTATTAAAAAAGGCCTTGCAGGAAACACCCACTTCGGTCTTACTGCATCACCAGATAGGGCTTTGCTACAAGACACAAATGATTCAACTCAAGGAGGCTACAAAAGGGCAGCCTAGAGGGCAGAATAGAGAAAAGATAGACAAAATGATAAGATTAGCCATATTTCATTTTGAATCTGCAGTGGAAAAAAAGCCCACATTTGAGGTGGCTCATCTAGACCTGGCAAGAATGTATATAGAAGCAGGCAATCACAGAAAAGCTGAAGAAACTTTTCAAAAACTGTTATGCATGAAACCAGTGGTAGAAGAAACAATGCAAGACATACATTTGCAGTATGCTCGGTTTCAGGAAtttcaaaagaaatcagaaatcaatGCAATTATCCATTATTTAAAAGCCATAAAAATAGAACAGGCATCATTCATAAGGGATAAAAGTAtcaattctttgaagaaactgGTTTTAAAGAAACTTCAGAGAAATGCATTAGATCTGGAAAGCTTGAGCCTCCTTGGATTTGTCTACAAattgaaaggaaatatgaatGAAGCCCTGGAGTATTATGAGCGGGCCCTGAGACTGGCTGCTGACTTTGAGAACTCTGTGAGACAAGGTCCTTAG